gtggggaggaagggagatccTACTTCGCTCCGAGCAGCTTTCTTTCAACCACCCCAGAGATCAAATGTCTTCCTTCCTCATTTGTTCTGCTCTGGATATTTTTAGCCTGTGAAGTTGAGCTCGGGGGGATTTAGAAGAAGAGAACTGTggcctctgtgtgtctgtgtgtgtgtgtatgtgcgcgctTGTGTGTCCATATTTGCACAAAAGTTTTGTGAAGAAGGGATCAAACTGTTCCTCTTGATTCCTGACTTCTGAGCTGTAGCTTTGCTATCAGCTCAATTCTCACCCCATTACTCTTATTTTCCTCACTGGAGATTCTTCGTGGGGGAAACATGTTCATTGGTGTGAGACACATTCTGCTCACAGGCTAAAGTTACACACCCAGCTGTTAGTCAGCCTTCTGTGTCATCCTCTGCCCCCCCAAGCCCAGCCCTCCAGTTTCCCCTATTAAAAGGTGATCGGCTTACACGTGGTccgtatatatataaatatatatgcatgtatttatGCTTCTCTATATAAACCCTGCTGGCTATTTGAAGCCGAGCAGATAGCATTAGTAGCAGAGCAAGGGGTTCCTTCGGCGTTCTTCCAGGAAAGCCAACGTGGGCTGCTCAGATTCAAGGAATTCTTGAGAGGTTTCCACCATGGCTACGTCTTCACCGATGGAAGAAGCTGAGGAGATGCGTCTCTATCAGCAAACGCTTCTCCAAGATGGGCTGAAGGACATGTTGGACCATCAGAAGTTCCTTGACTGTGTCTTGAAAGTGAAAGGGAAGGAATTCCCCTGCCACCGATTGGTCTTGGCAGCCTGCAGCCCTTACTTCAGGGCCATGTTTCTCTCCGACCTAGAGGAAAACCAGAAGAAGGAAGTCAACTTGGAAGATGTGGATCCAGAGGTCATGAGTAAGATCCTCCATTACATCTACACCTCGGAGCTGGAGCTCACCGAGCAGAACGTTCAGGATATCTTCTCGGTCGCTAACATGTTCCAGATCCCTTCTATTTTCACCGTCTGCGTCTCGTTCCTTCAAAAGAGGCTGGGCCTCAGCAACTGCCTAGCCATCTTTAAACTGGGATTAATGCTGGATTGCGCCCGCTTGGCGGTAGCTGCCCGGGATTTCATCTGTGACCGGTTCTCACTGGTCTCCCGCGATGAGGAGTTTTGCCAGCTCTCTCCTGACGAGCTGATCGCCATCATTTCCAGCGATTCCCTCAACGTCGAGAAGGAAGAGTTGGTCTTTGAGGTGGTCATGAAATGGGCCACAGCCAAGGACCGGGACAGCCGTGTCAAGGCGCTTCCGGTGGTCTTTGAAAGCATCCGCTTCCGTTTGCTGGACAAGGTTTATTTTAAGGACAAGGTGGAGAAGAACGCTGTGATCAAGTGCAACCCGGACCTTCTCAAGAAGATCCAGATGGTGAAGGACGCTCATGAGGGGAAGCTTACAACGGTGaagcagaagaaagagaagaaacccgAGGACCAAGTGGTCAATGGAGAATTGGACAAAGAAGAgactgaggaagaagaggagactTTGCCAGGGATATTGAATGATACGATGCGTTTTGGGATGTTCCTTCAAGATCTTATCTTCATGGTTAGTGACTCAGGAGCTGTGGCTTATGATCCAGCGGCCAACGAATGTTATTTTGCTTCCCTTTCTGCTCAGATTCCAAAGAACCACGTTAGTCTGGTCACGCGAGAAAATCAGATTTTTATAGCCGGTGGACTTTACTACAATGAAGACGACAAAGAGGATCCGATGAATTCTTATTTCTTGCAGGTATTAAGTCTCTCTTCACTTTGGCGTGGGTCTGGGGGTCCCGCTCACAGTTTGGGGGTCTCCTAAACTTGCTTTGGGAGGGGAATTCAACTAGGACATTTCTCAGCTTCACTCAGGGCCATGTTTAGCCCAGTCCGGGTTCAAACCGGCTTTCATCTTTAGTTCCAACTGGTGTGTCGTCCTGATGAGGTTGGGAGAGAGGGACCCTTGCATAACTGTGACACATGCCAACTTTCCCCTTGCGTGGAATATTATTAATTTGTCAAGAATGCGACAACTGCCTCTCTGGATGAGACAAAAGGCCTGTCTGTCCCAGGGGGGCTGTTTCCAACAGGTGACGGTCAAATGCTTCTGGAAACTGATGGTCACAATCTTCTTTAGCTGAGTGTCATCAGCATTTCACATTCAGAAGTAGCTCAGGTGgtcttggaaataaataaaaaaaggtaGCTCTAGCCaagaattctctctctctgtgtctctctcctcctcctctctatctctctcatgtggttgtatctatatctattatatctctctatctctctacctctctatccatccatccatccatccatccatctatctaatctatctatcattctatctatatatcaCTTATCAATTATTTAACGTCCATCAtctttatctattatttatctattagctatctttccatctttctttcacctctatcatctctatctatctatctatctatctatctatctatctatctatctatctatctctatatatcactTATCAATTATTTAATATCCATCAtctttatctattatttatctattagctatctttctattttctttcatctctatcatctctatctatctatctatctatccatccatctatctaatctatctatcattctatctatatatcacttatcaattatttaacgtccatcatctttatttattatttatctattagctatctttccatctttctttcacctctatcatatctatctatctatctatctatctatctatctatctatctatctatctctatatatcactTATCAATTATTTAACATCCATCAtctttatctattatttatctattagctatctttctattttctttcatctctatcatctctatctatctatctatctatctatctatctatctatctatctatctatctatcatctttctatctatctatctatctatctatctatctatctatcattctatctatatatcaCTTATCAATTATTTAACATCCATCAtctttatctattatttatctattagctatctttccatctttctttcatctctatcatctctatctatcatctatctatccatccatccatccatccatccatccatccatgtatctatcttctatcctacctatacctatatatcACTTATCAATCATTTAACatccatcatcattattatctgtcatctatctattacctttctatctatcatctctatcatctctccatccatccatccatccatccatccttctatcttCTACCTTGTTTAAGATATCATTCTatttacctttttattattttatatatatgcatatacatacatacatacgtacgtacgtacgtacatacgtacgtacatacgtacaatTGAATAAAAGGCTCAGATATCCAAGTATTTTGCATTTCAAGGCAACTGAATTCCACCCAAGATGTAACTGGGATGCTGTGGGTAATTCCTGCGTTTTAGACCAAATCTAAGAACAGGCTGAAGCAGCACATTTCAGCTTTGGAAACGttaaaatgtgtgaacttcaactcccagaattcctcagccagcatttaCATTTACACAGGCCTTAAAGTTGAAAAGGTTGAAAACCACACACTTTTATTCAAAAATTTCCCG
The Thamnophis elegans isolate rThaEle1 unplaced genomic scaffold, rThaEle1.pri scaffold_272_arrow_ctg1, whole genome shotgun sequence DNA segment above includes these coding regions:
- the LOC116523415 gene encoding kelch-like protein 40 encodes the protein MEEAEEMRLYQQTLLQDGLKDMLDHQKFLDCVLKVKGKEFPCHRLVLAACSPYFRAMFLSDLEENQKKEVNLEDVDPEVMSKILHYIYTSELELTEQNVQDIFSVANMFQIPSIFTVCVSFLQKRLGLSNCLAIFKLGLMLDCARLAVAARDFICDRFSLVSRDEEFCQLSPDELIAIISSDSLNVEKEELVFEVVMKWATAKDRDSRVKALPVVFESIRFRLLDKVYFKDKVEKNAVIKCNPDLLKKIQMVKDAHEGKLTTVKQKKEKKPEDQVVNGELDKEETEEEEETLPGILNDTMRFGMFLQDLIFMVSDSGAVAYDPAANECYFASLSAQIPKNHVSLVTRENQIFIAGGLYYNEDDKEDPMNSYFLQVLSLSSLWRGSGGPAHSLGVS